A window from Bacillota bacterium encodes these proteins:
- the pyrE gene encoding orotate phosphoribosyltransferase, producing MLSEELALEILEESGALLEGHFVLTSGRHSDRYVQCAQVLRYPHYTEQLARHLAEQFSGDRVDLVIGPAIGGIIVSYEVARQLGAPSLFTERVDGIMTLRRGFSIFPGQRVLVVEDVTTTGGSVREVMDVVEKHGGQVVGVGALVDRSNGRVDFGVKQRAVVTLDMRSWDPGECALCREGRIPAIKPGSRVNTGGDSPTVVEGSRGCC from the coding sequence GTGCTCAGTGAAGAACTAGCGTTAGAGATTCTCGAGGAATCCGGTGCACTCCTGGAAGGCCATTTCGTCCTCACTTCAGGCAGGCACAGCGACCGCTACGTCCAGTGCGCTCAGGTTCTCAGGTATCCTCACTACACCGAACAGCTGGCGCGGCACCTGGCAGAGCAGTTCTCAGGTGACCGCGTGGACCTCGTCATTGGTCCCGCCATCGGCGGCATCATAGTCTCTTACGAAGTCGCGCGGCAGCTCGGAGCCCCAAGCTTGTTCACGGAGCGAGTGGACGGGATAATGACCCTGCGCCGTGGATTCTCTATCTTCCCGGGTCAGCGTGTTCTTGTGGTAGAGGACGTGACCACCACCGGTGGGTCAGTCCGTGAGGTCATGGACGTGGTGGAGAAGCATGGTGGGCAGGTAGTTGGAGTAGGCGCCTTGGTTGACCGATCCAACGGCAGGGTGGATTTCGGCGTGAAGCAGCGCGCCGTAGTCACGCTGGACATGAGGTCCTGGGACCCCGGTGAGTGCGCATTGTGCAGAGAAGGGCGGATACCTGCAATCAAGCCCGGGAGCCGCGTCAACACCGGGGGAGATTCTCCTACTGTGGTGGAAGGAAGCAGGGGATGTTGCTAG